In Paenibacillus xylanilyticus, the genomic window TAAATCCGTGGATCTTATCATCATCTTCAGACCTTGCGGTCAGCATTATAATAGGTACGGTGGATTGAGACCGAATATGCTCACATAGCGTCCATCCATCCATTTCAGGCATCAGCACATCGAGAATGACCAGATCCACTTCATGAAGATCCAGCAGTTGGAGTGCTTCAATTCCATGCTCTGCCTCGATTACATTCCATTGTTCCTTTATAAAATAATCGGCCACAATTTCACGAATGCGGCTTTCGTCTTCCACGAGAAGCACTGTTCTCACCATGGCCGACTCTCCTTTTATCTTTCTTCTGTTAACATACCGATTCCATGTGTCGTTCGTGTGTCCATCCATGTTCTGGAATGAACTCCATGTTATATACGATTAATACCCCATATAAGTTACCGAATTCGCAGCAATCCACACAAAAAGGCGGTTGCCAACGAGCCACCTTCGCCCATTGACAACCACCCTTCAGCTGAATCCAAGTTCTCTTTCCCGGTATCGCTTACCGCATCCGCTATTAGCGTTGTTGCTCCAAGCGGTGTGCCGCGTGCAGCGTCGGGCCAACAAAACGATTGAGCGGGAATCCGCCAGCAATCGCTTGAGTAATGAAGGCTTTGCCTTCACGTACAGCCTCTTTTACAGACAGACCGCGCGCCAAACCAGCGGTAATCGCTGCAGAGGTTGTACAACCCGCCCCATGCGTATAACCGGAACCAACAACATCGGCTTCATACCATTCGTAGTTTTTGCCATCATAGAGAAGATCCATCGCTTTACCTGGGGTAATGACGCCTCTATCCTTGATCAGGACATGCTTCGCCCCATGGTTGTGAATTACAGCAGCTGCTGCTTCCATCTGTTCCTTGGAACGGATCGGTCCGCTCTTGGCCAGTTGGGAAGCTTCAAACAGGTTTGGAGTAACCAGGTCAGCACCCGGCAGCAAAAATTCAATCATCGCTTCCGTATTTTCAGGCTGCAGCACCTCATCTGTACCTTTGCAAACCATTACCGGATCGATGACGATCTGTGGCAGACCACTGCGGCGAACATGCTTCGCGACCAGTTCAATAATATCTACGGAGCCCAGCATTCCCGTCTTCATCGCATCAAAACCAATTCCGTCCAGAACGGTACGGAGCTGTGCTTCCACTACATCCAGAGCCACAGGGAAAACCTGATGGTCCCATGTTTCAGGCTCCATCGCCACAACCGTCGTCAGAACGGTCATACCGTACACACCAAGCTCCTGGAATGTTTTCAAATCAGCTTGAATTCCTGCGCCGCCGCTTGTATCTGAGCCGGCTATTGTCAATGTTTTTGGAATCGTCATGGTAGTCGCATTCTCCTTCATGTTTCAGTTGACATTATCCTATCCCTTGTACGAGCGGATGTCAATGGCATCTGAAGCCATAGGAAGCATGGTTTTTCGCGCATTTCAGTTCACGTCTTTTGTCTCCAGCCGAACCATGGAAAGTGAAGCAATCCAAAGTCCGATGGCGCCTAGAGTTAATGGAATCACAATAATGGAATTTATGGAAACGCTCGGTCCATTCACACCGGAACACACGACGAGAACCAAGAAAATAGACGACACCATGGTTGCCGTAACCGAGTGCTTTCGCATGCCGAAAAACAGTGGTATTAATGCCATCGCAGCAGCAGACAGCGAACTAATCGTATATTTGATCAGCAATTGAAGTGCTTGATTACCCGTCAGCTCATCCGTGATAAAGGGATAAAAGTGATCTGTTGTCAGCAGGATTGCTCCCATTAGCAAGTTGGTAAACATAATCATGAAAAAGGTAAAGGCAAATACGATAATCAGCTTGGCAGCAATAATTTTGTGACGTTTAATTGGATAGGTGAACATCACATTCATCGTTTTGTTGCTATATTCACTAATAATCAGCTTCGAGATCAATGCCCCTCCAAAAATAATAAAGGTTGCCCGGGCAAAGGTATCAATCAGCATAAAGGAGAGAGGATATGTGATAAAGGCATAATCTTCTGCTCCCCAGTCCACTACACCAATCATGATCAGAAACAACAGAATCCCCACATTGGCGATCGCTGCGTATCCGAAATTACGAGCAAACCGGTGTTTTCGCATTTCTAGAAAAATAAGTTTAAGCAACGTCTCCATCCCCCTTCACCAGGTTAAGAAAGTGTTCCTCCAGCGAATGGGACCGCTTGATAATCGACTCAATCTCAACACCATGCTGAACCAGCCTGCCTGTTAATTGGGAAGGAGATACACCAGGGTCATAAATGCGAACTGTACGATCATCAACCAACTTATAATTGTTCAACTCAAGCTGATGCTCAATAACATAAGTCGCCTTGCGTCCATCCATCACCTGCAGCTCGATATACTCGCTCTGAGTCCCTCGAATACTCTCCATGGACACTTCCTCAACCAGACGACCGCCACGAATCACCCCTACCGTATCGGCAATTTGCTCAATCTCGCCCAGGATATGACTGGAGATCAGGAGAGTAATTCTGTATTCCGTACTGAGGCGTTTGAACAGGTCACGCATTTCTTTAATGCCAACCGGATCGAGCCCGTTGATGGGTTCATCCAGAATGAGGAGCTCCGGTGTTGTAATCAGTGCACGCGCAATACCCAGCCGCTGCTTCATCCCCAGAGAGAAGTCCCGCACCGGTTTCTTGCCGGTATCCTTCAGACCTACACTTTCCATCATATCGCCGATAACCTTCTTGTTATGAAACCCCATATATTCGCAGTGAAGCTCCAAGTTATCTCTGGCGGACAGTTTATCGTAGAAAAAAGGATATTCAATGATGCTGCCTATGCGCTTAAGCACTTCATAAGAGTCAGGGGTAAGTTTCTCCCCAAACATCTCAATCTCCCCTACGGTGGGCTTAACCAGATTGGTCAACATTTTCATTATTGTCGTTTTCCCTGCTCCGTTCGGCCCTAAAAATCCGTATATTTCACCGTACTTGATATTCATATTGACGTTGGATACGACCTCCGTGCCTGCATAGGTTTTGGTCACCCCGATGGTGCGTGCAATATATGTCATCTCTTCTGTTCTCCTTTACGATCCCTGACGGGTTCTTATATCTGTATTGTAAAGAGAAAAGTCTGCTTTTTTATTAATCAAATCTTACAAAAAACTTAAGTTCCTCTATTCACACAAAAAGGCAGGCTAACGAGATGTAAGAGAGATTTTAAATGAGGTCCGCTCATAGGGTACACTGCGCAGCTCAATGCGTCCCCCCATGCGTTCGACAAGTCGTTTCGTGATGGTGAGGCCAAGCCCGCTTCCATGATAGAGACGGTTGCGGGAATCCTCCAGCGTATACATACGTTCAAAAACACGGTCCTGTTCTTTTTCCGGAATGCCTTTACCCTTGTCCCAAATCTGCAGCATGACCTCTCCATGATTCGTTGGTTCAAGCAGCAGGCCCAATACCTTACCGTCCGCCCCATATCGCATTGCATTCGTGATCAGATTATCCAGCACCCGGTCGAGTGCATCCTCATTGCCGGTTACGAAGAGATCATTCTCAGGAATGGACAGCTCCACCTGCAGACCCTGATTCGTTAACATTTCATAAAAGGAGAGCATCTTCACCCGGCATAATTCACTAAGATTTATTCGAGTCAATGCAAGCTCGGTATCCCCTGACTCCAGTTTGGCCAGATCAAAGAAAGAATGGATCAGACGCAGCACCTCCTGCGCTTTATCCTGAATCTTGCTGATCATACCTTCCCGTTCCTGATCGGTTAAT contains:
- the thiD gene encoding bifunctional hydroxymethylpyrimidine kinase/phosphomethylpyrimidine kinase, whose amino-acid sequence is MTIPKTLTIAGSDTSGGAGIQADLKTFQELGVYGMTVLTTVVAMEPETWDHQVFPVALDVVEAQLRTVLDGIGFDAMKTGMLGSVDIIELVAKHVRRSGLPQIVIDPVMVCKGTDEVLQPENTEAMIEFLLPGADLVTPNLFEASQLAKSGPIRSKEQMEAAAAVIHNHGAKHVLIKDRGVITPGKAMDLLYDGKNYEWYEADVVGSGYTHGAGCTTSAAITAGLARGLSVKEAVREGKAFITQAIAGGFPLNRFVGPTLHAAHRLEQQR
- a CDS encoding ABC transporter permease, which encodes MLKLIFLEMRKHRFARNFGYAAIANVGILLFLIMIGVVDWGAEDYAFITYPLSFMLIDTFARATFIIFGGALISKLIISEYSNKTMNVMFTYPIKRHKIIAAKLIIVFAFTFFMIMFTNLLMGAILLTTDHFYPFITDELTGNQALQLLIKYTISSLSAAAMALIPLFFGMRKHSVTATMVSSIFLVLVVCSGVNGPSVSINSIIVIPLTLGAIGLWIASLSMVRLETKDVN
- a CDS encoding ABC transporter ATP-binding protein, with the translated sequence MTYIARTIGVTKTYAGTEVVSNVNMNIKYGEIYGFLGPNGAGKTTIMKMLTNLVKPTVGEIEMFGEKLTPDSYEVLKRIGSIIEYPFFYDKLSARDNLELHCEYMGFHNKKVIGDMMESVGLKDTGKKPVRDFSLGMKQRLGIARALITTPELLILDEPINGLDPVGIKEMRDLFKRLSTEYRITLLISSHILGEIEQIADTVGVIRGGRLVEEVSMESIRGTQSEYIELQVMDGRKATYVIEHQLELNNYKLVDDRTVRIYDPGVSPSQLTGRLVQHGVEIESIIKRSHSLEEHFLNLVKGDGDVA
- a CDS encoding sensor histidine kinase → MVVILLAVRLNKRSRQLAYIHQKLGGILEEGTYERLLVFSSDAQIRLLLGDINELLDYAHRTGARYANQEKEIRNMLSNISHDLKTPLTVVMGYSETLLHSSSLTDQEREGMISKIQDKAQEVLRLIHSFFDLAKLESGDTELALTRINLSELCRVKMLSFYEMLTNQGLQVELSIPENDLFVTGNEDALDRVLDNLITNAMRYGADGKVLGLLLEPTNHGEVMLQIWDKGKGIPEKEQDRVFERMYTLEDSRNRLYHGSGLGLTITKRLVERMGGRIELRSVPYERTSFKISLTSR